One genomic region from Anopheles bellator chromosome 2, idAnoBellAS_SP24_06.2, whole genome shotgun sequence encodes:
- the LOC131210622 gene encoding transcription elongation factor 1 homolog, whose product MGRRKSKRKPPPKRKNIEPLDQQFNCPFCNHEKSCEVKMDKGKNSAKIMCRVCMEEFHTTINFLSEPVDVYNDWVDACETAN is encoded by the coding sequence ATGGGTCGCCGAAAATCCAAGAggaagccgccgccgaagcgAAAGAACATCGAACCACTGGATCAGCAGTTCAACTGCCCGTTCTGCAACCACGAAAAGTCGTGCGAGGTGAAGATGGACAAAGGGAAAAACTCGGCCAAGATAATGTGCCGGGTGTGCATGGAGGAGTTTCACACGACGATAAACTTCCTCTCGGAACCGGTGGATGTGTACAACGACTGGGTGGACGCGTGTGAAACGGCCAACTAA
- the LOC131208646 gene encoding bolA-like protein DDB_G0274169, which yields MNYLLAGSASKRVISCVKSAWLRTLSTEMEGGLIENAIRAGLLKELSPVHVEVVNESYMHNVRKGSETHFKVLVVSQKFEGMPLIKRHRLVNDIVKTQLEGDFVHALSIVAKTPQQWDPNYVVEPSPNCLGGFGK from the exons ATGAACTATCTGCTGGCTGGTTCGGCAAGCAAAAGAGTTATAAGTTGTGTGAAATCTGCATGGCTGCGAACCTTGAGTACGGAAATGGAAGGCGGACTTATCGAAAACGCAATTCGCGCGGGGCTGCTGAAGGAATTATCGCCGGTTCACGTGGAAGTAGTGAATGAATCGTACATGCACAATGTACGGAAAGGGTCCGAAACGCACTTCAAAGTGTTGGTGGTTTCTCAGAAATTCGAAGGAATGCCTCTAATAAAG CGGCATCGTTTGGTGAATGATATTGTGAAGACTCAACTAGAAGGAGATTTCGTGCACGCTCTATCGATTGTTGCCAAAACGCCTCAACAATGGGACCCGAATTATGTTGTTGAACCCAGTCCCAACTGTTTGGGTGGTTTTGGCAAATGA
- the LOC131208645 gene encoding set1/Ash2 histone methyltransferase complex subunit ASH2 isoform X1, giving the protein MDVGEMKPDIKKSPTGDEKYGNCYCGKERNLNIVELLCATCNRWFHESCIGFQLGRLVPFMMNYVFVCKNCSMTGLESFRKVQASIPQMCLTAIANLQQTATKEGKARLMFSKDKEIIPYLDHYWEAITTMGRRSTQSWYATVQRSLIKDINTLFSYDEGGDQGQMYGLASADLTQIKPAYDETTTLTTQSISKSRQQKRKLPNTDQGGALGKKSRLGTDVGALVKLPAHGYPLEHPFNKDGYRYILAEPDPHAPFRQEFDESADWAGKPIPGWLYRVLSPNAVLIALHDRAPQLKISDDRLSVTGEKGYCMARASHYVTKGCWYWEATVEDMPDGSACRLGWGQEYANLQAPLGYDKFGYSWRSRKGTRFHESQGKHYSGGYGEGDTLGFLITLPHANQASHVPTTFKDRPLVKFKSHLYYEEKDRVNETLKSLKIQPGSQIHFFKNGVCQGEAFVDLYKGAYYPALSLHKNVTVSVNFGPNFKYPKAPKEFNAQGMHDRVEEMICEQTMADMMYFTENDGKLRLDTYSM; this is encoded by the exons ATGGACGTGGGCGAAATGAAACCTGATATAAAAAAATCTCCCACTGGTGACGAAAAATATGGCAACTGTTACTG TGGAAAGGAAAGAAATCTCAACATAGTCGAGCTGCTGTGCGCAACGTGCAATCGATGGTTCCACGAGTCCTGCATCGGATTTCAGCTTGGCCGCCTGGTTCCGTTCATGATGAATTACGTGTTCGTGTGCAAAAATTGCTCGATGACGGGCCTGGAAAGTTTTCGCAAAGTGCAAGCCTCCATCCCACAGATGTGCCTCACGGCCATCGCGAACCTACAGCAAACGGCCACCAAGGAGGGCAAAGCTCGGCTGATGTTTAGCAAGGATAAGGAAATCATACCGTACTTGGACCACTACTGGGAGGCCATCACTACGATGGGGCGGCGCTCAACCCAGTCCTGGTACGCCACGGTGCAAAGATCTCTCATCAAGGACATCAACACGCTGTTCTCTTACGACGAGGGCGGCGATCAGGGTCAAATGTATGGTCTGGCCAGTGCGGATCTAACGCAAATTAAGCCGGCCTACGATGAGACAACAACATTGA CCACTCAAAGTATATCAAAAAGCCGCCAGCAGAAGCGTAAGCTACCAAACACCGATCAGGGTGGGGCTCTCGGCAAGAAGAGCCGCCTCGGTACGGATGTGGGGGCCCTTGTGAAGCTACCGGCCCACGGATACCCACTCGAGCATCCATTCAACAAGGACGGGTACCGCTACATTTTGGCCGAACCCGATCCGCACGCGCCCTTTCGGCAGGAGTTTGACGAAAGCGCCGACTGGGCCGGTAAACCCATACCGGGATGGCTGTACCGCGTACTGTCTCCGAACGCGGTACTGATTGCGTTGCATGACCGTGCCCCACAGCTCAAGATATCGGACGACCGGCTGTCTGTGACCGGAGAGAAGGGTTACTGTATGGCCCGTGCTTCGCATT ATGTAACGAAGGGATGTTGGTACTGGGAGGCCACAGTGGAAGACATGCCAGACGGGTCTGCTTGTCGGCTCGGGTGGGGCCAAGAGTACGCGAATCTACAAGCTCCGCTGGGGTACGACAAGTTTGGCTACTCGTGGCGGTCACGCAAAGGGACGCGGTTCCACGAGTCCCAAGGCAAACACTACAGCGGCGGGTACGGTGAAGGGGACACGCTCGGTTTTCTGATCACGCTGCCTCACGCGAACCAGGCCAGCCATGTGCCGACAACCTTCAAGGATCGGCCGCTGGTCAAGTTCAAGAGCCATCTGTACTACGAGGAGAAAGATCGCGTGAATGAAACGTTGAAATCGTTGAAAATCCAGCCCGGCAGCCAGATTCATTTCTTCAAAAACGGTGTCTGCCAAGGGGAGGCTTTTGTCGATCTGTACAAAGGTGCCTACTATCCGGCGTTGTCGTTGCACAAAAATGTGACCGTCAGTGTAAACTTTGGTCCCAACTTCAAGTACCCGAAAGCGCCGAAAGAGTTCAACGCGCAAGGG ATGCACGACCGAGTAGAGGAGATGATATGCGAACAAACGATGGCCGATATGATGTACTTTACGGAGAATGACGGGAAGTTGCGCTTGGACACTTACAGCATGTAA
- the LOC131208645 gene encoding set1/Ash2 histone methyltransferase complex subunit ASH2 isoform X2: protein MEESTQSISKSRQQKRKLPNTDQGGALGKKSRLGTDVGALVKLPAHGYPLEHPFNKDGYRYILAEPDPHAPFRQEFDESADWAGKPIPGWLYRVLSPNAVLIALHDRAPQLKISDDRLSVTGEKGYCMARASHYVTKGCWYWEATVEDMPDGSACRLGWGQEYANLQAPLGYDKFGYSWRSRKGTRFHESQGKHYSGGYGEGDTLGFLITLPHANQASHVPTTFKDRPLVKFKSHLYYEEKDRVNETLKSLKIQPGSQIHFFKNGVCQGEAFVDLYKGAYYPALSLHKNVTVSVNFGPNFKYPKAPKEFNAQGMHDRVEEMICEQTMADMMYFTENDGKLRLDTYSM from the exons ATGGAAGAAT CCACTCAAAGTATATCAAAAAGCCGCCAGCAGAAGCGTAAGCTACCAAACACCGATCAGGGTGGGGCTCTCGGCAAGAAGAGCCGCCTCGGTACGGATGTGGGGGCCCTTGTGAAGCTACCGGCCCACGGATACCCACTCGAGCATCCATTCAACAAGGACGGGTACCGCTACATTTTGGCCGAACCCGATCCGCACGCGCCCTTTCGGCAGGAGTTTGACGAAAGCGCCGACTGGGCCGGTAAACCCATACCGGGATGGCTGTACCGCGTACTGTCTCCGAACGCGGTACTGATTGCGTTGCATGACCGTGCCCCACAGCTCAAGATATCGGACGACCGGCTGTCTGTGACCGGAGAGAAGGGTTACTGTATGGCCCGTGCTTCGCATT ATGTAACGAAGGGATGTTGGTACTGGGAGGCCACAGTGGAAGACATGCCAGACGGGTCTGCTTGTCGGCTCGGGTGGGGCCAAGAGTACGCGAATCTACAAGCTCCGCTGGGGTACGACAAGTTTGGCTACTCGTGGCGGTCACGCAAAGGGACGCGGTTCCACGAGTCCCAAGGCAAACACTACAGCGGCGGGTACGGTGAAGGGGACACGCTCGGTTTTCTGATCACGCTGCCTCACGCGAACCAGGCCAGCCATGTGCCGACAACCTTCAAGGATCGGCCGCTGGTCAAGTTCAAGAGCCATCTGTACTACGAGGAGAAAGATCGCGTGAATGAAACGTTGAAATCGTTGAAAATCCAGCCCGGCAGCCAGATTCATTTCTTCAAAAACGGTGTCTGCCAAGGGGAGGCTTTTGTCGATCTGTACAAAGGTGCCTACTATCCGGCGTTGTCGTTGCACAAAAATGTGACCGTCAGTGTAAACTTTGGTCCCAACTTCAAGTACCCGAAAGCGCCGAAAGAGTTCAACGCGCAAGGG ATGCACGACCGAGTAGAGGAGATGATATGCGAACAAACGATGGCCGATATGATGTACTTTACGGAGAATGACGGGAAGTTGCGCTTGGACACTTACAGCATGTAA
- the LOC131212312 gene encoding protoporphyrinogen oxidase, which yields MTGILGAGISGLTAAHYLVRKTAAALPLTIYEASDRVGGWIRSEPFLDQGYVFEAGPRTIRPKGPAAANTLELIEDLGLADQVYSINSNHTAARNRMIYAKGQLNLLPSSIGGLLKTVPPFTKPLYFAAFHDLLAGRSKEPLQDESMYSFVERRFGKEIADYAISSMLCGICAGNAKEISVKFLMKELFEREQRHGGVIKGLLVEALRNRSRKQSKPQRDSAAGTQIGKLAQRAKAENWSIYSIRGGLQTLPDTLAKDLQCKGVSIVTGTKFEEMVFDRDRIMLRVDGKEQLLQHVVSSIPSYKLAQHVETQHPQLAAALRSIPFVDVCVVNLQYRRSDLLKQDGFGLLVPPIENLPILGVIFDSCCFDMVDNTVLTVMMGGAWFEQWFGKNPSEEQLLEVALANVDKILHIGQRPDAYKVNLLRKCIPQYTVGHQERVKAARDYIDQHRLPIVLCGASYDGVGVNDVILSARKSVEALQSK from the coding sequence ATGACCGGAATTCTTGGTGCCGGCATTAGCGGGCTGACGGCGGCTCATTATTTAGTGAGAAAAACAGCGGCAGCATTACCGTTAACAATCTACGAGGCTTCAGATCGCGTTGGTGGATGGATACGCTCGGAGCCGTTTCTCGATCAGGGCTACGTGTTCGAGGCTGGGCCGCGTACGATACGGCCCAAGggaccggcggcagcaaacACACTCGAGTTGATCGAGGATCTTGGTCTAGCAGATCAGGTTTACTCCATCAACTCCAATCACACCGCCGCCCGGAACCGAATGATTTACGCCAAGGGGCAGCTAAACCTTCTGCCGTCAAGCATCGGCGGGTTGCTGAAAACGGTGCCACCCTTCACGAAGCCACTGTACTTTGCTGCCTTCCACGATTTGCTGGCCGGACGATCGAAAGAGCCGCTCCAGGATGAGTCCATGTACTCGTTTGTGGAACGCCGCTTCGGTAAGGAAATCGCCGATTACGCCATCAGCTCGATGCTGTGCGGTATCTGTGCTGGGAATGCAAAGGAGATAAGCGTAAAGTTTCTGATGAAGGAACTGTTCGAGCGGGAACAACGGCACGGTGGAGTTATCAAAGGTTTGCTAGTGGAGGCATTGCGAAATCGAAGcagaaaacaatcgaagcCTCAGCGGGACTCTGCGGCTGGAACGCAGATCGGCAAGCTGGCTCAACGAGCGAAGGCGGAAAACTGGAGTATCTACTCGATCCGTGGCGGCCTTCAGACACTGCCAGACACATTAGCCAAGGATCTGCAATGTAAAGGCGTTTCCATAGTAACCGGGACCAAGTTTGAGGAGATGGTgttcgatcgcgatcgcataATGCTGCGGGTCGACGGCAAGGAACAGTTGCTTCAGCATGTCGTTAGCAGCATCCCTAGCTACAAACTGGCCCAACACGTTGAGACGCAACACCCGCAACTGGCCGCCGCCTTGCGAAGCATCCCGTTTGTGGATGTTTGTGTAGTCAATCTGCAGTACCGTCGGAGTGATTTGCTGAAACAGGACGGTTTCGGACTGTTGGTGCCTCCGATCGAAAACCTACCGATTTTGGGAGTCATCTTCGATAGCTGCTGCTTCGACATGGTAGATAACACCGTTttgacggtgatgatgggcGGTGCCTGGTTCGAGCAATGGTTTGGCAAAAACCCCTCCGAAGagcagctgctggaggtgGCACTGGCCAATGTAGATAAGATTCTGCACATTGGCCAGCGCCCGGACGCGTACAAAGTGAATCTACTGCGAAAATGCATTCCCCAGTACACCGTTGGGCATCAGGAGCGGGTGAAAGCGGCCCGTGACTACATCGATCAGCATCGGCTTCCGATCGTACTGTGTGGTGCATCGTATGACGGCGTTGGCGTGAACGATGTTATTCTATCCGCCCGAAAGAGCGTAGAGGCACTGCAAAGCAAATAG
- the LOC131206989 gene encoding putative mediator of RNA polymerase II transcription subunit 26, whose protein sequence is MAIQTEQVVVFLLLSLCAVLSTADHAPPFKPLLPKSSLMYPSFVPKHGGSLKPYMAQFRAGTRLAPVAIRPAPSMIMSLKRPIKSILSHPPLMKQPLLKRPPSLGFVAASASIKHHKFHGSPPGPSTGEIVFEKLKPITAKLTSHKDGAIHTIPAPNLGLQTGPKPQKAAPNQIRVTSYEDSNKLEIEVKTTKPTFTAGYTGKPAFLHNPTAGPVLVPYKHHPAHQYQVTEEHSNDVTIGDPYSGKKTYFAPDPDPSLPSKSLVPTSDPLSTPSNGKYGSPSGLLLQSAVPAHAHAQAYPLQPQTSASAVIQYVNAVPQASYAIPLATQPQLQQHILQQTAMLQEMPVSLYNPTYLVTQSNHLFNTHQQQGAVNLFKPDSHFLGTVQPVASVQAQTPAPAPAPAAVVFNSFNPYKHVEPAASTGQILSATQDQLHELQSVVSQMQLHDTHHHQDMPTYAQLVGHEQPAIHQQQLPQLNQLEQQLQQQLIQQHQGGKGPQRPMTDAELAHLLNYGMINLHSNLSPSDYYHYQVDQPVPAQQPQNTFYELSERQKENDRILAQAQQELYHQQQQQQQQQQYQQQQQQYHYQVQHLQEQQQQQQQQQQQQQQQQQYQSSGSKSDYLQAYQDHQQAVSNILALRDQPITDSTQQQQQQQQYHHHAVSSTMAPQTMHNPLRIYVPEEAEHEYTNSVNAQKRMDELDFEYTDGQGPAEESTTNDSVTDPADTHQEEEPEYYSQNLSNHRLE, encoded by the exons ATGGCCATTCAAACGGAACAA gttgttgttttcctgcTGCTATCGCTGTGCGCTGTCCTCAGCACCGCAGATCACGCGCCACCGTTTAAGCCGCTGCTACCGAAGTCGTCGCTGATGTACCCAAGCTTCGTCCCCAAGCACGGCGGCAGCCTGAAACCCTACATGGCGCAGTTCCGAGCTGGCACGCGCCTAGCTCCAGTAGCGATTCGGCCAGCTCCATCGATGATTATGAG TTTGAAGAGACCCATTAAATCCATTCTAAGCCACCCTCCGCTTATGAAGCAACCGCTACTgaagcggccgccgtcgctggGGTTTGTCGCGGCCAGTGCCAGCATTAAGCACCACAAGTTCCACGGTTCGCCGCCGGGACCGAGCACGGGAGAGATCGTGTTCGAGAAGCTGAAACCG ATCACCGCAAAGCTGACCTCGCATAAAGACGGTGCCATCCACACGATCCCGGCACCGAACCTGGGCCTGCAGACAGGTCCCAAGCCGCAGAAAGCGGCCCCGAACCAGATACGGGTGACATCCTACGAAGACAGCAACAAGCTAGAGATTGAGGTTAAGACCACCAAGCCAACGTTCACCGCAGGGTACACCGGCAAACCGGCTTTCCTGCACAATCCGACG GCCGGCCCCGTGCTGGTGCCGTACAAGCACCATCCGGCACATCAGTATCAAGTGACGGAGGAGCACTCGAACGATGTCACCATCGGTGATCCGTACTCGGGTAAGAAGACCTATTTcgcaccggatccggacccGTCGCTGCCGAGCAAATCGCTGGTACCGACCTCGGACCCGCTCAGTACGCCGAGCAACGGCAAGTACGGAAGCCCGTCGGGGCTTCTGCTGCAATCGGCGGTACCAGCCCATGCCCACGCCCAGGCCTATCCGCTACAACCGCAGACCAGCGCGTCGGCCGTGATCCAGTACGTCAACGCGGTACCGCAGGCCAGCTACGCGATACCGCTGGCAACCCAGccccagctgcagcagcacatcCTTCAGCAGACGGCGATGCTGCAGGAGATGCCCGTCTCG CTCTATAATCCCACCTATCTCGTGACCCAATCCAACCACCTTTTCAATACCCACCAACAGCAGGGCGCGGTCAATCTCTTCAAGCCCGACAGCCACTTCCTCGGCACGGTGCAGCCAGTGGCCAGCGTGCAGGCGCAAACGCCGGctccggcgccggcgccggccgCCGTGGTCTTCAACTCGTTCAACCCGTACAAGCACGTCGAACCGGCGGCCAGTACCGGGCAGATCCTGTCGGCCACTCAGGACCAACTGCACGAGCTACAATCGGTCGTGAGTCAGATGCAACTCCACGatacccaccaccaccaggacaTGCCGACGTACGCGCAGCTCGTCGGGCACGAGCAGCCGGCCAtacaccagcagcaactgcCACAGCTGAACCAACTGGAACAGCAACTTCAACAGCAACTaatccagcagcaccagggcGGTAAAGGGCCACAGCGCCCGATGACCGATGCCGAGTTGGCACACCTGCTCAACTACGGCATGATCAATCTGCATAGTAACCTCTCCCCGAGCGACTACTATCACTACCAGGTCGAtcagccggtgccggcccaGCAGCCCCAGAACACTTTCTATGAGCTGTCCGAGCGCCAGAAGGAAAACGATCGCATCCTAGCGCAGGCTCAGCAGGAACtctaccaccagcagcagcaacagcagcaacagcagcagtatcagcagcaacaacagcagtacCACTACCAAGTACAGCATCTTCAagaacaacagcagcagcagcaacaacaacagcagcagcagcagcagcagcaacagtaccaGTCGTCGGGTAGCAAATCGGACTATCTGCAAGCCTACCAGGATCACCAGCAGGCAGTGTCGAACATCCTGGCACTGCGTGATCAACCGATCACGGACAgtacccagcagcagcagcagcagcagcagtatcatCACCACGCGGTGAGCAGCACGATGGCCCCTCAGACAATGCACAACCCCCTGCGGATATACGTCCCGGAAGAGGCGGAACACGAATATACCAACAGT GTGAATGCCCAGAAACGGATGGATGAGCTCGACTTCGAGTACACCGACGGACAAGGGCCAGCGGAGGAGAGCACTACGAATGATAGTGTCACGGATCCGGCTGACACCCATCAAGAGGAGGAACCGGAGTACTATAGCCAGAATCTTAGTAACCATCGCCTAGAATAA